The sequence TGAAGTGAGGCGCGGGCCGCACGCTCGAAAGCGGGCCACACGCGGGGCCGCCGACTTGACAAACCGACGTCGGCGGCGACACCTGCCACTCTACCCGACCCAATAGCAGACGCACGCGAGAGCAGTTGCGGGAGGGAACCGCTGCGACAGCGGTCCCCTCCCGGTACTCAGCGAGTGGTGAAGCCGAACGGCCGGTGCGAGGCCTCGGCGATCTCCACGTAGGCCAGCTTGGCGACCGGGACGATCACCTTGCGGCCCTTCTCATCCGTGAGCGAAAGGACGCCGTCCTTGGCCAGAGCCTCGGACACGGCCTGCTCGACCTCCGCCGGGGTCTGCGCGCTCTCCAGCACCAGCTCACGCGGCGAATGTTGCACGCCGATCTTGACCTCCACGGAGCCCTCCTCTGTCAACCCGTGTACCGCTTGGAAAGGCTATCCGATTTCCGGGGACGTTCCGGCCGTTGCACCGCCCTGCAGAGGGAAGCTGGCGATCCCGCGCCAGATCAGCGCGGCGACGAGGGCCTCGGCTTCAGCTTTGGGCGTACGCCGGCCGTTGGCCAGCCAGTGCTGAGCGGCCGCGCCGGAGGCCCCGGCGAGGCCGGAGGCGAGCAGCTGAGCCTGATCCGGCCGCAGGCCGGTGTCCGAGATGATGGTCTCGGTCAGGGCCTCGATGCAGCCCTGCTCGACGCGCTCCACCCGCTGGCGCACCTGCGGGTCGTTGCGCAGGTCGGACTCGAAGACCAGGCGGAACGCCTCGCTCTCGTGGTCCATGAAATCGAAGTACGCGCGGACCGCGCCCTTGACCCGCTCCTTGTTGTCCGGCGTGGCCAGCAGCGCGCCGCGCACCTTGGCGATGATCGCGTCGCAGTGCGTGTCCAACAGGGCCAGGTAGAGCTCCAGCTTGCCGGGGAAGTGCTGGTAGAGCACGGGCTTGGAGACGCCCGCGCGCTCGGCGATGTCGTCCATCGCGGCGGCGTGGTAGCCGTGCGCGACGAAGATCTGCTGGGCGGCGGCCAGCAGCTGCTTACGGCGTGCCGAACGTGGCAGCCGGGTGGGGCGAGTGGTCTGGGCCCCGCCGGACGCGGCGGTCATATCTGGTGAACCTCCAGGGGGTCGGTCCCCGCGGTTTGTCGTCGCGGTTTGCCCGGATCGGCGCTTGTCGCGGTCGTGCGGGCAATTGTCGCGACGCTGCAACTTATCGCCACTGCAACCACACGGTAGCCTCAGCGGGGGCGAGCGAGGAGCACGCGGTGGATGAAACTGGGCATTCCGGAGACGCCGGAGCCGCGGGTGGCGGCAACGGCGCCGACGCGCGTGACCGCGATCGGATGAACGGATGGGTGAACGGCGAAAACCCGTGGTCGAACCCGGGTGCGGCCCGGGAACAGGAGGCCGACGTGCCCCCGTGGCGGCGCGGCGACATCGGCCGGCAACCGTTCCCGGAGCGCCCCTTCGGGCCGGCCCCGAGCTCGGCCGCGCCCGCTCCGGCGTCCCCGCCGGGGCTGG is a genomic window of Actinoplanes teichomyceticus ATCC 31121 containing:
- a CDS encoding TetR/AcrR family transcriptional regulator; the encoded protein is MTAASGGAQTTRPTRLPRSARRKQLLAAAQQIFVAHGYHAAAMDDIAERAGVSKPVLYQHFPGKLELYLALLDTHCDAIIAKVRGALLATPDNKERVKGAVRAYFDFMDHESEAFRLVFESDLRNDPQVRQRVERVEQGCIEALTETIISDTGLRPDQAQLLASGLAGASGAAAQHWLANGRRTPKAEAEALVAALIWRGIASFPLQGGATAGTSPEIG
- a CDS encoding DUF3107 domain-containing protein, with the translated sequence MEVKIGVQHSPRELVLESAQTPAEVEQAVSEALAKDGVLSLTDEKGRKVIVPVAKLAYVEIAEASHRPFGFTTR